In the genome of Thalassophryne amazonica chromosome 6, fThaAma1.1, whole genome shotgun sequence, the window tgggaatctactggtaccttgcttcccatgtaacaataagaaatatactcaaaacttggattaatctttttagtcacatagcactactattattctgaacactactgtactaggCAGTCTGACGTTTCTGCATATATGTACATGCGTATACACGCACATATTTCAGTATAGCTTGACAGCAATACTGTAGCTGTTAATTGTGCTGGTACGGTGGATAATTGTTCTGTTGAAGTCATTTGTCCAGTAAGACATCATGTACTGTGATCATGACGGCCAAGGTCATTTATCTGCATCTTGTAAACATTCAATGTGCAAATGGAACTGATGTTGCTGCTTCGCACCTGTGATTATAAGGTGCTACTCAGTTTAGTCTTTGTTGTGTTTTACCGTTAATGTTCTGTCCTTCCTCAATGCTGATATCGCTGAAGTTAAACAGTCTAACTACCAATTTAATCATCATACATGAGCCACAGAAATCAGTTAGACTTTGAGACTGTTAACTGAAAGAGGTGAATATTCCCCATGGTTAATAAGTAGTCACAGCTCAGTGTTTCTTCAGCCCAGCTTGATCTGGCTCATGTTTACAGCAGCTCTGCAGTAACCCATGCTTATTCAGGCCATTCTGGTGCATTGACTGCCTGTTCCAGAAGCTCGACAGAGAGAGCTGGAATGGAGAACAGTTGTTATTAATGCATTGTCAGTCTGTTGGCTGCTCATTTTGTCACATCATGACCAAAATGTTGTCTCTGTTTTTAGAGCTGTTTACTTTGCTGCGTACTCTAAGTCTAAAGAGGTGCTCAATGGAGTCTTTGTTCCTAATAGTGGAAAGGTGCACATGTGCTCAGCTGGTACTGCAGGTAAGTAGTTGGTGAATCCTAAATGCAAGTGTAGAACAGAAAATGAACACTTTTATAATGAAATGCACAACACTGCCTTGCATTAATTTGTGAAGCCTTTCAGTTATGTTTAGCTGTTTCAGTCTGTACATGATACAGGCATTTATGCTGTTGTTTTGTACTTGTATTCAAATGGACAGTCATACTGAtttctgcttttattttttttctttcctccttagCTTTTGTTACAAACACGCTGATGAACCCCATTTGGATGGTCAAGACCAGGATGCAGCTGGAGAAAAAGTGTGTATCCTCCTGATTAGACCTATACTGATTAGAGTATAGTTAGGTTTCCTTAACCTTACACAGAAATGAAGGCTTCTTTTTTAGCTTTGTATTAAATGGCCTGACCTATTTTGGGGTTCTTGCATTTGTGAAGGCAACTTCATCTGATGTGACCTTTTGAGCAGATGATGAGCAGAGCGTGTCTTTATGGTGCCTTggtttttactgtgtgtgtgtatgtggctgaGCGTGTGACCTTGCTCCATAAATACATGGTGCTGACGCACACACCTGCTTGCAGAAGAAGAGTCTATATTTACACATCAAAGTACAGTGCAGTCGTGCAGTGTGAGGTTCAGAAAATGTCCATTCTCCCCGTCTGTTTAAGCACAGAATACACGTTGAACACATAATATTCAGTGCATGATCATTCAGCCCACTAAAGAAAATATTAGCAGTTACCGTGCGTGCGTGTTTGTAAGATGATATCTAAAGAAACAGTGAACTGATATTATCTATTTTactttaaaatattttattttgactGTGCCGAAGTGATGAAAACTACTTTGTTTCCTCTATTTTAGAATTAAAGAGTTAATTGATCATTTGTTATTAGTAATTACAATCAGTGCCCTGACAGAGTTCAGATAAATGCACCTTTTCAGCCAGGTAATACAGGTTGCCAAGTGTCAGATACTGAGGTTTGTGGTCAAAAATGCCTCCAACACTTAAGTCAGTATTAACCAAGTGGGACTGAGCACAACAAGGTGGTCACTGTATTTGTATCTGGTAGCCATGGAGTGGATTGTGCCGGATCGTTATACAAATGACATTTTCCATCTAAGACAATTTAAAAACATTCCAAACTCTGCTTTGTTCTTGGTTGTACTGCAAACCAAGAGAACAACCTGGATGTCAAGTCTTCACCACCAGTTTGCGTAAATCTGGGCAGACAGTGCTAAAATCCACAGCAAATTCTGGTGTCCAAAACTGTGCAATTCATTTTGTTACACTAATGTTTCTACAGAATTCATTAAGTGATAGCAGTGACGGTAACGTATAAGCATGCGCTTGGATTTGGGTGTTTGGATAATGACAggctggaaaaataaataaaagctaccTGGGAAAGGGTGTTAATATTCTGAGAAAATGTCTAAATTTATTAGGATTAAGTCAtaaatttaccaataaatatcaGGAGTCTCAGTCCAAATAGTGTCTCAAAACCCATTTTCTCCCAACAGGTTACAAAAATGCAAGACTCTGGTTGTGTGCTCATTTGTAGCAGACACGAGTGTGTCTCAAGCAGTGAAACGTAGAAGTGAAAGCGCCATGATGTCATACTGACTGTGAGGCTCAAGCACCTTCAGCTTTTAAGACATTAAAGATTAGCTCACAACAACGGTCGAGTCAGACTTGACACAGCTGAACAGATTTTACTCGTTAAGTCTGATTACAGGAGAAAACATTTGAGGGGGGAAACATGTTTAGAATATAATTTTGCTTATCTAAGGTGAAATGTACAAGAACATAAGTACACCAAAATTTATTCCTGCCCTCTTTACAGCTAAGTTGTCTCTGCTAATTAAAATACTCCCATACGTTAATTCACTTGGGTGCTATAGTAGCTAGTCGCTGTCGTAGTGCCATGTACGTGGCGACCTACCGCTGGGTGTAGATGGAAATATCTCATACTTACTGTACTTACTTATGAAGTGAATTTCATACCTGTGGCtacgtgtttttatttattcttttgtcaCACTAATTGGACTCTATTATTTAACATTTCAGAGCCAGAGGGGAGAAGAGGATGAACGCCCTGCAGTGTGCCCACTATGTTTACAAAACAGAAGGGATCCGGGGATTCTATCGAGGCCTGACGGCATCTTACGCTGGCATTTCTGAGACCATAATTTGTTTCGTTATCTATGAGACACTGAAGAAACACGTCGAAAAGAGCCAGTTTACGTCTCCAAACAGTGGGAAAGGGAAAGGGGCATCAGACTTCTTGGGTTTGATGATTGCAGCTGCTTTTTCAAAGGGCTGTGCATCGTGTATAGCCTACCCCCACGGTAAATGCTGTCTTAAAGTGCTTGTCTTCAGGGGGCACCCTTGAATTGACTTTGGCTGCTGATGGTTTAATCTCTCTGTGTTTCCACAGAGGTCGTCCGGACAAGGCTGCGTGAGGAGGGCAGCAAGTACAAGTATTTCTTTCAAACACTGAGGATGATAGCGGCAGAGGAAGGCTATGCTGCTTTTTATCGAGGACTCGTTCCACAGCTAATTAGGCAGATCCCCAACACAGCCATCGTCCTCGCCACGTATGAACTCCTAATTTACCTGATGCGAGACTCGGCATTAAAACCTGTGTGAAGTTCAGGAGATGTGAGGAGCTACAGATGACCCACGTGCAGAGACATTTGAAAATGTAGTGCATTCTTTAGTGTGGCCTACAGAGACATTGTGGTTGGACTGAAGCAGATTGAACTGTTATCCAAAGAGTTAAACTCATTATTTTATTGAACAcggcacaagaagaaaaaaaactcttAAGTTGTGGTACTTCTGACTCCAaacctgtgaaaacattcagcctcTTAGAGTACGAGTGTTaactaaattatttcctttttatTTACAGTAGTGCTTTGTTTTCTTTGCAGTCTCAGTGCTAAATGTCTCAACAAGCAGGTTAACTTAATTATTTAATGAAGGGTTAAAATTCAAAATGCTGGTAATACTATTCTTGAAATATTGCAACCATGCTGACCATGACTATTTTGACATTTCTGTTTTACATAGTAAGTTTTACATACATAGAAAGTGTGTGGAGATATATACACATATTTAATATAATTTTTCCCCCCTTGTGATCTATATGTGGATATCTATATTTTTGTGGaagacacaacataataaaaaaaaaaaaaaaaaccatgagatTCTTATTTGACCAGTGGCTCAATAAATTGCATCAGTAAATTACCTGAATTTTACTGGTTGACCTTGACACTGAATTGATTAGCTGCACAAATACATCTGTTATGTAGTAGTGCAGTGATTGGACAAGAAATGTGTCAATACTAGACGTGTCTGAGTAATTATCTGCACAGATGAGCCCTGTGCGGGCTGACGTTCCAACACAAGAAGTGGTCCAGTCAAAGTtggaaaaaatgaataaaaagctGAAAACTGGTGTATACACTCAGTAGCCTTGATAATGTGTTAAATGTCACAGTGAATCATTCAGCTTTAAGTGGCTTTACATTACAGCTTATATTTCTGTGAGAAATGGTGTTGTTGATGTATTTAGTTATTTCTAATATTTATGGTGCTTTGGAACATTTCAGTGAAGGTAAAATAAGCTTGTGATGACATGTTGAATTACTTCACATCTGTAATAGGAATTTTcattgatgtttaaaaaaaatcttagtccttgatgttttcagttttttttttttgtttttttttgcattgcattCACTGGTTAAAAAAATTAGACCGCTGATCTTGtgattacaagaaaagatctcataattatgagatcttctcataattacgagatcaggctattaatttatttgtaatcGCTTCCGTACTTGCAGcccctcagtaaagacaagcgtAATAATTCTAGTCATAATCAAAAATCAGCCAATTTGTAACCGGCGACACTGCTCTGTGATCGCACACCGTGTTCACACACTGGATTTTTGCCTAAACtgctcctggatgaatgaaactacTCCAGGAGGTGGTAGAAGTGGTATGCAATCACGGTGCAGTGTCGGCAGTTACAGATTGGGCAGTTTTTGATTATGACTCAGTCAGGAATTCTCACACTTGTCTTTACGAAGGGACTGGAAGCACGGAagcgattacaaaaaaaaatatagcCTGATCTCTTAATTTTGACATCAGCGGTGTTTTTTATATCCAGTGAATGGAAAACACTTTCGTAGTACTCTGTTTtgtcatgttttattttgaaacagTCGTGTTAATCAAACACTAAAGGTAGCATCACTGCACAAAAGTAAATGAACTTGTGTAGACTGGAGTCACACGTctcaaaacactgtttttgacaCCTGTGTCATAACAGCTAAAACTGAAAAGAGGGAACTGTAATGAAGACTTTTTAGGCCATTGGCCAGCATGTGCAAccccacacacgtacacacaactccataaatttggtatcattagaaagcttaggaggtctagattacaaaaatagctggcaacagtaaaaatactgggcCTTACGATGACATATTGGATTACTACACAGCAATTAACCACCCTGTTATGGAATACAAAACTCAAAAAGAATGCCTGCGAGTACAGAAGACACCAGACATGAAGTAGGCCAAGAGTTTGTCATTACAGCCTTTGACATGTGGGTTTGTATGAAGTCATACCCTCTAATCAACAAGAAAGCTGTGCACATAATTCAAAATGTAGTCAATTCAATATAAAGACAGCTTTCATTTGGTGTCCTAAATGTCCCCTTTGTTTAAAAGATGATTTGGTAActggtgcagaaaaaaaatatcagatGCCATAAACATTTTCTTTTGGTTAGGGTAGGTCAAAAAAGTGCTCATGTGTCATAGTGAGGCCCAGTATTTTTTCTTACCAATCATTTTTGTAAACTAGATGTCCTAACCTTTCTAATGATACCACATTTATAGGAGGGGGGGGCGGCGCATGTGGGACCATGCTGGCCCATGGCTTATTTGGTATGTTGTCTGGGCGGATCAAAGCGTTGCATCCAGCATTTTTCACCTTTTTACTTATTCCTGACCTgaccttgtgtaaaaacacacttGTGGTCTGCAGAGGTCAATATGaaaaaataaagtacttataATAGTTAGATAGTACACTAAGCATGTTGCCTCTGGAGATCCACAGgttctagactgggtagtgtttaaaaataggtagctgacatttttcaagagtgatgatacattgtgcaaagtttctataatgagctgaAATGGTGTGTGAGCCCAGAATATTTTTAGtatcttagacctcaacagtttttagaagaactcaaccattttatttcctgttaattacataatttgttTAATGTTAACTTACTGttgtaatgtatttataaattgtttaggttcttgttatcatatacacacagttGTTATCAGTggcagtgaaatgaagtttataggatttacagaaagtgcaataattctttaagcaaaattagacgcttcctatagcttccaatgagagtctggattctggttgaaggtattttggaccatttgtcTTTACACATCTcctgttcagtcaggtttgtaggTCtctaagcatggacagcccgcataaaatcacaccacaggttTACATTAACGTTTAGATCTGgaaactgagatggccattccagaacattgtacttgttcctctagaTGAATGCCttggtagattttgagcagtgtttagggttgttgttgaAAGATCTAACTTCGACGCAATGtcgactttgtcactgattcatgaacattgttctcaagaatctgctaatattgactgggatccatgtgatcctcaactttaccaagattcccagtacctgcactgggcacacagccccacagcatgatggaaccacttcaaaattttactgtaggtagcaagagtttttcttggaatgctgtgttctttttcagccatgcatactgcccctttttatgtccaaatgactgttttagtttcatcagtccacagcaccttattccaaaatgaagctggtttgtccaaatgtgctttagcatacctcaagtgactctgtggcgtgtatgcagaaaaggcctgctctgcattactctctctctctcatccttGTGCAAACtgagctgtatagttgaatgatgcacagagacactatctgcagcaagatcatgttgtaggtctttggagcagatctgtgggttgactatgagtgttctcaccatccttcgcttcggCTTATCTGAGGTATTTATTGGCCTGCCACTTGAGTCCTTAACtcgggtcttccatttcctcactatgttcctcacagtggaaattgacagctgaaatctctgagatagctttttgtatctttctCCTAAaaaatgatgttgaacaatctttttcAGGTCATTCGAGAGTtgcttagaggctcccatgttgccactcagaagAGATGCAAATGCCCACCTTAAGTACTCTTTCttgtgattggattcacctgtgtaagaaggtcaagggtcagtgagcttaccaaacaatAAAATGAcacgggtgcccaaatttatgcacctgcctaattttgcttaaataattattgcacactttctgtaaatacgagaaactccattttacttctcaaatatcagtgtgttcgtctgcaatatgatatatttaactgaaatttctgatccagacaaccaatgatttataacggAAAATCATGAAACTTATCAGGGGTgcgcaaacatttgcatacaactgtatatcttttccaaaaatattagtcctgtcaactttacattttcacagcattcatccttgacccaaaatacataagcataccaaacagcaaatgtcagctctcctcactttctttgattgaagccatacacacgcacacactcatacatgcacacagaggtagcttggctattataatatagaagtATGCATTTACCACACTGCATGACCCTGATGGTATTTCTCCTGTTGGAACTTTTGAGCTGTATTCTGTGCTGAGGCTGAGGGATCTCACCATGAATCCTGTCCTACCTTTGCTGTTAAACGTGCTTCATGTAGTCTGAGCATCTCTTGAAAATGTGCCAGATTTTGTTTGGAACATCTTTGTGTCACAGTGTACCCTGTTAGCAAACACAGTACTAATCAGTAGTTGGACGTACCTACCAGGGCCCTGCacccagggtgctggatgaccccctgcctgtGACGTAAATGCTTGCGTGGTCATCTCAAAAGTTGCACTTCTTTGTGCTTTGAtttcttgttttctgtttctttagcTTTGTAAAACTTGATAAAATCCTTGTAACTGgatgaatggcctaagcagtgggtcactcctcagagtctggtctgcttgaggtttcatcttcaataacatcagagggagttttttcttaccactgtcccctgtgtgcttgctctaggagttggtaaggttagaccttgaggccgctttgttgtgatttggtgcaatataaatgtaataaattgaaaatgacatTGGAATTTCCTGATTTGATGTTGCGACATGCAGATAATCTCACTTGCCTGCCACATTCTCACAGTATTGATCAAACATTACGGTAATCCCACAATTGTTATATTGATGCTGCCACATAACTTAGTCCATAAAGAAATGCCTGCTGTTCAGACCTCAAAACGTATTGGTGCTTGCGAGCTTATGGCTTTTTTTCTGTTGGGCGGAGGGGGGGAGGACCTTTTGTGTAACTTGTGTatatgcgtgcatgcatgcaagaCTGAAGAACCTTTGCGTTTCATGTTTTCCTAAGTGGTTAGCATATTTCTATACAGTATGGTGAATGACAGCATATTGCACATATTGTGCATAGGAGAGGTTATGCTGTTTAGACGGATATAAATGAATCATGCTCAGAAAAACACATTGATCTGTGGTATGTCCCAGATAATGAATTGTATTGTGCACAAACAAAAATGATTTGAACGCCCTCTATAGTGGgggagagctggaagctgatggaggatcatcaatttccctggtggaagtcactgaggtagtcgaacaactccgcagtggcacagccccgggggttgatgtgatttctctgagcccacaagtgacttccactcctgtctccaggccgaaatgccggactttagtgataggggattctatcacccgcaaagtcaggttacagacaccggctgacgttaaatgtagtcctggggccagagctcccaacattgcctcccatcttagggtgctgacgctgcagaagggaagacagactaaggaacatgacatgagatttactcacatagttattcacgtcggcaccaatgatgtcaggatgaagcactcggaggtcacaaaaatggacatagagaggacttgtgaccttgccagaaagatgtgtcggcatcaattaatagtctctggacccctcccctcctggggtattGATGAGgtttttagcaggctgacattgttaaatagttggctggtgcaattttgtagatggcaaggctttagttttattgataactggccttcgttctggtgccaccatggcttgctgatgctggacggccttcaccctactggagaaggcgccgccatcttgtctgtgaacatggatagagctctacagggagggtaacattaggaatttacagcaggccacggagcaggtgattagagaccctgcagggcttatgacaaatgtggatgtggaatccattcacttagcagagaaattagtgcagaaaatccactatggtgatagtgcagtttaactgccaaggagggaaattcaacaagttgagactgtggcctgcttccgtagacatgtccataaaaatcatagagggttatgctttgcaaacttaatgcccattactacactggatgatgttgaaattgaggatggcccagtggttgttccagcaatatcaaagattttgtgtctgctac includes:
- the slc25a33 gene encoding solute carrier family 25 member 33, whose product is MAQKDTMLHLFAGGCSGTVGAIVTCPLEVLKTRLQSSGLTLRPVLQVQLGTLNGTGVIRPGTVTPGVLQVLRSILQNEGPRSLFRGLGPNLVGVAPSRAVYFAAYSKSKEVLNGVFVPNSGKVHMCSAGTAAFVTNTLMNPIWMVKTRMQLEKKARGEKRMNALQCAHYVYKTEGIRGFYRGLTASYAGISETIICFVIYETLKKHVEKSQFTSPNSGKGKGASDFLGLMIAAAFSKGCASCIAYPHEVVRTRLREEGSKYKYFFQTLRMIAAEEGYAAFYRGLVPQLIRQIPNTAIVLATYELLIYLMRDSALKPV